Proteins from one Oryza sativa Japonica Group chromosome 12, ASM3414082v1 genomic window:
- the LOC4351766 gene encoding zinc-finger homeodomain protein 3 (The RefSeq protein has 1 frameshift compared to this genomic sequence): protein MDLSGAQGELPLPMHAAASPYLGLHHDHHHHHGGGGGGGGMNGRHMSPPTPPAAAEESKAVVVVSSSATAAARYRECLKNHAAAIGGSATDGCGEFMPGGEEGSLDALRCSACGCHRNFHRKELDAAAAPPLHHHHHQLLGVGAHPRGHGHHHHHLLVAALPPPTRMVMPLSAMHTSESDDAAARPGGGAAARKRFRTKFTAEQKARMLGFAEEVGWRLQKLEDAVVQRFCQEVGVKRRVLKVWMHNNKHTLARRHLHPSPAAAAGDDDDDGAPPPHPDPRRRELAAAAAPPPAPVTQHIKKSVDNKSLISSLAALHCIALLLFHQIDA, encoded by the exons ATGGATCTTTCTGGGGCGCAGGGCGAGCTGCCGTTGCCAATGCacgccgcggcgtcgccgtACCTCGGCTTGCACcatgaccaccaccaccatcatggcggcggcggcggcggtggagggatgAATGGGCGGCAcatgtcgccgccgacgccaccggcggcggcggaggagtcgaaggcggtggtggtggtgtcgtcgtcggcgacggcggcggcgaggtacaGGGAGTGCCTCAAGAACCACGCGGCGGCCATCGGCGGCAGCGCCACGGACGGGTGCGGCGAGTTCATgcccggcggcgaggaaggctcGCTCGACGCGCTCCGCTGCTCCGCCTGCGGCTGCCACCGCAACttccaccgcaaggagctcgacgccgccgccgccccgccgctccaccaccaccaccaccaactgctcggcgtcggcgcgcaCCCCCGCGgccacggccaccaccaccaccacctcctggtggcggcgctgccgccgccgacgcggatGGTGATGCCGCTGAGCGCCATGCACACGTCGGAGTcggacgacgccgcggcgcgccccggcggcggcgcggcggcgaggaagcggtTCCGGACCAAGTTCACGGCGGAGCAGAAGGCGCGGATGCTGGGGTTCGCCGAGGAGGTCGGGTGGCGGCTGCAGAAGCTGGAGGACGCCGTCGTGCAGCGCTTCTGCCAGGAGGTCGGCGTCAAGCGCCGCGTCCTCAAGGTCTGGATGCACAACAACAAGCACAccctcgcccgccgccacctccacccctcccccgccgccgccgccggagacgacgacgacgacggcgcgccgccgccgcaccccgacc ggcggcgcgagctcgccgccgccgccgcaccacctccGGCTCCAGTAACCCAACACATCAAGAAATCCGTTGACAACAAAAGCCTCATTTCTAGCTTAgctgcattgcattgcattgctcTACTACTGTTCCATCAAATTGATGCttaa